One genomic window of Solanum dulcamara chromosome 12, daSolDulc1.2, whole genome shotgun sequence includes the following:
- the LOC129876177 gene encoding multiple organellar RNA editing factor 8, chloroplastic/mitochondrial: MATRYLTRSLLSTLSRSYTPLSLSTPLPSSFSLLRLRPLIAVAANLRTFSPATPTVATSLRGFATRQTSSSLNDPNPNWSNRPPKETILLDGCDFEHWLVVMEKPEGDPTRDEIIDSYIKTLATIVGSEEEARMKIYSVSTRHYYAFGALVSEELSYKLKELPKVRWVLPDSYLDVKNKDYGGEPFINGQAVPYDPKYHEEWVRNNARANERNRRNDRPRNFDRSRNFERRREMQNPGSNMGGGPPNMRNASPPNMGGMQQQQPNIGGMQQQPNIGGMQQPNMGGMQQQPNIGGMQQPNMGGMQQQPNIGGMQQPNMGGPPNMQPNMGGAPHNYGGGPPRNYGGAPPNNYGGAPNNPTNFQYNGGSNNGGMPYQTGPGPNQNYASNTSGGNHYQNPNMPPNQNYAPNTSGGNPQQNQNISGRDPNYQ, translated from the exons ATGGCGACTCGTTATCTAACTCGTTCTCTACTCAGTACTCTCTCTCGCTCATACActcctctttctctctctacaccTCTTCCATCTTCTTTCTCTCTCCTCCGCCTTCGTCCTCTGATCGCCGTAGCAGCCAATCTCCGAACCTTCTCTCCGGCGACGCCGACGGTGGCGACGTCGTTGCGAGGTTTCGCGACTCGCCAAACGTCGTCGTCGTTGAATGACCCGAACCCGAACTGGTCTAACCGTCCACCGAAGGAGACGATTCTGCTTGATGGATGTGATTTTGAGCACTGGCTTGTTGTGATGGAGAAGCCTGAAGGTGATCCTACAAGAGATGAGATTATCGATAGTTACATCAAAACCCTTGCTACGATTGTCGGAAG TGAGGAAGAAGCAAGAATGAAGATCTACTCTGTCTCGACAAGACATTACTATGCATTTGGAGCTCTTGTATCGGAAGAACTTTCTTACAAGCTAAAAG AATTGCCGAAGGTTAGATGGGTGCTTCCTGATTCCTACCTGGACGTTAAAAATAAAGATTATGGAG GGGAACCTTTTATCAATGGACAGGCTGTACCATATGACCCAAAATACCACGAGGAGTGGGTGAGAAACAATGCCCGAGCTAATGAGAGAAACAGACGGAATGACCGACCTCGTAACTTTGATAGGTCCCGAAATTttgagagaagaagagagatgCAGAACCCTGGATCCAACATGGGTGGTGGACCTCCCAATATGAGGAATGCGTCACCCCCCAACATGGGAGGGATGCAGCAGCAGCAGCCCAACATTGGCGGGATGCAGCAGCAGCCCAACATTGGCGGGATGCAGCAGCCCAACATGGGAGGGATGCAGCAGCAGCCCAACATTGGCGGGATGCAGCAGCCCAACATGGGAGGGATGCAGCAGCAGCCCAACATTGGCGGGATGCAGCAGCCCAACATGGGAGGGCCACCCAACATGCAGCCCAACATGGGAGGTGCACCGCATAACTATGGTGGAGGGCCTCCCAGAAACTATGGTGGAGCGCCTCCCAATAACTATGGTGGAGCACCAAACAATCCAACCAATTTTCAATACAATGGTGGATCAAACAATGGGGGCATGCCTTACCAAACAGGTCCTGGGCCAAACCAGAACTATGCATCAAATACATCTGGTGGAAACCATTATCAGAACCCAAATATGCCTCCAAATCAGAACTATGCTCCGAATACGTCTGGTGGAAACCCTCAACAGAATCAAAACATATCTGGAAGAGATCCAAATTATCAATAG